taaattcctaaatctatttgcagtaggaaatcaagaattaaagtaaatcaattacaattataataggaattcctggtgtgtaaggaaagtaaatcaatttccacaagtcacgccaacacttcCACGCTCCGAATTTAGACCGGTAAAGCCAAACAAGTtgcagaaaacaaaatcagacGAATAACAACGCCGTTTGGATCCGAAATATGAAACAATTGCGTCTTTGCTCTTTTTCAATACGTTATGGCCGTCGTACTTCAATGCATACAACATGTCATATTCATCATAGGAAGACTCATTAAGAACAAGAAGTTGAGGAGTTGAACAAGTAGTTAAAAAACGACGCCGCATGTCCAGAGTGGCAGAAGAGAGGTCGTCAACCATCTTTAACAAGGCCTTAGATACACATCTCATGCAACAAATCGAATTTATGGGCAGTCTTGAAAGGATGTTGATAAGAATTGCAGGCGGTAGGGCATCGATCGTCATCAAGTTCAATTATGGCTTCTCCTTCTCGTTGTTCCAGTTGATGTGCCTCATTCTCTTCAACAAAGTATGTTATTAGTTGGAGTAGGGACTAGATATGCTATGATACATGTCTTCAATTGCTCACCCTGCCTTCCCTCCATATTTATATGCAAATACAAGTATAGTCAAATAGATATGTCCCAattagcaaaaaaaaataaaatagatatgttccaagaaatatatatattttttagaacGATATCTCAGAAGATTTTAATTCAACGCGTGTGAACCCTAATAAATGCATATTTCTCATTTTGGAGGCCTAAATTGGGTTGGTTCGTgagtaaattatttttctttgtcaaaaaCTTCAGGAAGAGTTATTATACACGCAAAGTATAAAAAAGCCTCGTCTTTTGAGTATGATTAATATGCGAATGAGAGAAGATTtgattgtttttcatttttatattatatttatatttcttttaatttgatAGATTAATTTGATAAAGAGCATCttccttgtagatttgaggaGTTCAATTTGCTACTACTGTTGAAGTTGCTCGTAACCTATAATTTGTGGAAGGAAAACGAGtaaattttttgagaaatgCTTGCTTTTGCataattttatacaaatacaatAATACCAGGATCCATACAATAACACTAAGTACAAAGGGTTAATAATACCAATACATATAATAATCTTGGAAAATGCTCGCTTTCGGTTACTGCGTTTTTAGCGATTACTTATTTAACCGCAGATACTTGCCTCTTTATTTTCGTTGATTTCTTATTCAAAAACTTTTTTATCCTTGCGCTGGGTTGTTAAGTAACATGGGCATTAAAATTTGTAGATTGATGAAAAGCAATTTACATTAAAATTTTGACTGGTTCTTTGCTAATGTAGCTAGCATACATACCTTCATTCATTGTGACATGCCTTAATACATCTCAGGGTAATTACAAGTTCAAAGTCTCTccataaattttatataataaaaaaacgcCAAACATCATAGGTGACAAGACTTCATATCATTGTGctttaacaaaaagaaaagaaagaaggaaaaaaaaagaaaaagacatcaTTGTGCTTATAATTCTTAAAAATTACCACAAGTCATTCTCATCAACAGAAATACGTGCGGACTCTGTCTGTGTTTTCAAGTAAAACAATTTTCTCCCTCTTACTTTTGCAGCTTTAATCATATTCTTCCAAGTTCTTTGAGACAAGGGGAATTCAGTaatatcttttttattattttttattatttttggttcttcttctgcttcaaCCAAATCTCCATAATTCTTTAGAGAAATCATGCTGTTCGTACAACTATAGATTGCCATATTACCTTCGAGGAGTACATACTTCAtggaaatatgtcttagatCCACAAAGAATGTATATGTACTGCAATCGCTCTCGTCATTGAAAAATATGCCGTGCTCCCATTCGCCACACTTAGAAAGACTAGTAGGATTCAAATCTGCAAAAAGATCATCTTTCGAatctaatttataatttagcaCCCACTCGttattattgtaatttttcAATCCCCATAtctcaataaattttatttcccATGTCTTCATATGTCTATCTTCTTGTGAAGAAACATTCACTAGGGCCAAATATCCCTTGAAATTAAGCACATGAAGAAATTTCCAGAGATTTGGCTTTTTCCCCAAGGAGGCAGGAGGAGGTGTTAAATAGAACTCTTCCTTCTGAAAGTTGAAAGAAAGTATACATACGGACGACCCGTCATCTCCATGGACCAACCAATGCATGTCTCCGTGTGCATATGCGGACTTGCAGGTTGGAAAGCAGGGAGGAACTGTGTGTAACTCCCGCCATGAGCTTGTCCCCAATACAAGAACTTCGGCCGCCAAGTAGTCTTTTTAATTGGTGGAAACACGAACAATCTTGAAGCTGTTGGTTATATTATCAAATCCCATGCCATACCAATCAACATCGCAGAGACTATTGGATGGAACTTGGACGTCACTCACTGAGGGGAGCATTAGAACTTCTCCTTTGAAAGGATTCACCAACAAGCATGACCTCTCCAGATTAAGACCAGTAAAGCATGACCTTCCAGTAAAGCCAAACAAGTtgcagaaaacaaaagcagcaGAATAAAAATGCCGTCTGGATCCAAAATAGGAAACAATTGCCTGTTTGCTCTTTGTCAATAAGTCATGGCCATCATATTTCAATGGATACAACAAGGCATATCTAAGAAAGGGACGCTcatcaagaaaaacaagtcGAGGAACTTCAGTGGTAGTAGTAGAACACGTGGTTAGAAAATGATGCCGCATGTGCATTGTGGCAAGAAAGAGGTCATCAACCATCTTTAAAAAGGCCTTAGATACACATCTCATGCAACAAATCGAATTTACGGGTAGTCTCGATAGAATGTCGATAAGAATTTCCAGTGGTAGAGCGCCGATTGTCATCAAGTCCAGTTCTGGCTTCTCCGTCTCGTTGTTGCAGTTGATGCGCCtcattttcttcaacaaagTAGGTAAAATATTATTAGTTGAAGTATAATTGTCGGGACTGAATATGCTGTGCTAGATGTCTTCAATTGCTCATCCGGCCTTCCTAGTTATATGCAAACACAAGTATATAGTCAAATAGATATCTTCTAAGATTTTTTTTGACAGTGACGTCTCCCAAGATTTTATTTGACAACTGTATCtcccaatattttttttttcattgtccTAATTAATTACACTAGGCTTTATGGTTCCCAATTTTTTCCTTGATGTTTTTTTGGACGCTTTCCTTGTGCAACACACAAATCGGTCAACACCGGATTCTTCTCCTCATAATTAGCTTTCTTGTAGCACAAGGATTTCAATCTCTATATAGAATATT
The Prunus dulcis chromosome 2, ALMONDv2, whole genome shotgun sequence DNA segment above includes these coding regions:
- the LOC117618121 gene encoding putative F-box protein At1g30920; its protein translation is MRRINCNNETEKPELDLMTIGALPLEILIDILSRLPVNSICCMRCVSKAFLKMVDDLFLATMHMRHHFLTTCSTTTTEVPRLVFLDERPFLRYALLYPLKYDGHDLLTKSKQAIVSYFGSRRHFYSAAFVFCNLFGFTGRSCFTGLNLERSCLLVNPFKGEVLMLPSVSDVQVPSNSLCDVDWYGMGFDNITNSFKIVRVSTN